A window from Agrobacterium tumefaciens encodes these proteins:
- a CDS encoding ABC transporter permease gives MATSETPSSLAETAVRRTAWWEPAIKARETGLIVIILALFAVMSFISPYFLTVDNLRAMAMVFAIESIVVVGMTILLISGGIDLSVGSVTALAMVAAGWLFLNGVDPWVAAGLAICLTTLVGMVMGFLTTVVGLHHFIVSLGVMVIARGVCLLATGGRPLGLYSLPPEFKFIGQGALGGIPLVLIIFLVVVVVFDLLLRRTTAFRKVFYTGSNPKAAAYSGIRVGRVVFATTTLCSMLCGVAGVIYMARFGSAQPSFGVGMELNVIAAAVIGGASLSGGSGTILGAILGAILLSVVSSSLALLNVSVYWQDIIRGSILLAAVLFDHYLVRRRR, from the coding sequence ATGGCAACATCGGAAACACCTTCAAGCCTTGCCGAGACGGCGGTTCGCCGCACGGCCTGGTGGGAGCCGGCGATCAAGGCGCGAGAAACCGGGCTGATCGTCATCATTCTCGCCCTTTTTGCCGTGATGTCCTTCATATCGCCCTACTTCCTGACGGTGGACAATCTGCGGGCCATGGCTATGGTCTTCGCCATCGAAAGCATCGTGGTGGTGGGCATGACGATCCTGCTGATCTCGGGTGGTATCGATCTTTCCGTGGGTTCCGTTACAGCACTTGCGATGGTGGCGGCCGGCTGGCTGTTCCTCAATGGTGTCGATCCCTGGGTCGCGGCGGGTCTCGCAATCTGCCTCACGACATTGGTAGGCATGGTCATGGGATTTCTGACCACCGTCGTCGGCCTGCATCATTTCATTGTATCGCTCGGCGTCATGGTGATTGCGCGCGGGGTCTGCTTGCTGGCAACGGGCGGGCGGCCACTTGGGCTCTATTCCCTGCCGCCGGAATTCAAGTTCATCGGCCAGGGCGCGCTGGGCGGCATTCCGCTGGTGCTCATCATCTTCTTGGTTGTGGTCGTTGTCTTCGACCTGCTGCTGCGGCGCACGACCGCCTTCCGCAAGGTGTTCTATACCGGCAGCAATCCCAAGGCAGCGGCCTATTCCGGCATTCGCGTCGGCCGGGTGGTGTTTGCCACGACCACGCTTTGCTCGATGTTGTGCGGCGTTGCCGGCGTCATCTACATGGCCCGTTTCGGGTCCGCCCAGCCGAGCTTCGGCGTCGGCATGGAACTCAATGTCATTGCGGCGGCGGTCATCGGCGGCGCGAGCCTTTCCGGCGGCTCGGGCACCATTCTGGGTGCAATCCTCGGCGCGATCCTTTTGTCTGTCGTTTCCAGCTCGCTTGCCTTGCTCAACGTGTCTGTCTACTGGCAGGACATCATCAGGGGAAGCATATTGCTGGCTGCGGTCCTGTTCGACCACTATCTGGTCAGGCGCCGCCGATGA